The Sebastes fasciatus isolate fSebFas1 chromosome 4, fSebFas1.pri, whole genome shotgun sequence genome window below encodes:
- the avpr1aa gene encoding arginine vasopressin receptor 1Aa, giving the protein MHTPDYALLLSSNNHSLTMETPGNNTTTVHLNGSDPFARNEDVAQLEILVLSITFVVAVIGNVSVLLAMYNTKKKMSRMHLFIKHLSLADLVVAFFQVLPQLCWDVTFRFYSPDFLCRIVKHLQVMGMFASTYMMVMMTLDRYIAICHPLKTLQQPTKRSYIMIISTWMCSLVFSSPQYFIFSLSEVKNGSNVYDCWAHFIEPWGAKAYITWITVGIFLVPVVILMMCYGFICHSIWKNIKYKKRKSTAGAASKNGLIGKNSVSSITTISRAKLRTVKMTFVIVLAYIVCWAPFFTVQMWSVWDDNFQYADSENTAVTLSALLASLNSCCNPWIYMIFSGHLLQDFVHCFSCCRKINANFKKEDSDSSLRRTTLLTKMTNRSPTGSSNNWRELENSPKFSIQAE; this is encoded by the exons ATGCACACTCCGGACTATGCACTTCTCCTGAGCAGCAACAACCACTCTCTGACAATGGAAACACCTGGAAACAACACCACCACCGTGCACCTGAACGGATCCGATCCGTTTGCGCGCAACGAGGATGTGGCTCAGCTGGAGATCCTGGTCCTCAGCATCACCTTCGTGGTGGCTGTGATCGGCAACGTGAGCGTCCTGCTGGCGATGTACAACACCAAGAAGAAGATGTCTCGCATGCACTTGTTCATCAAACACCTGAGCCTGGCAGACCTGGTGGTCGCCTTCTTCCAGGTGCTGCCGCAGCTCTGCTGGGACGTCACCTTCCGCTTCTACAGCCCGGACTTCCTCTGCAGGATCGTAAAGCACCTCCAG gtGATGGGGATGTTTGCATCCACctacatgatggtgatgatgaccCTGGACCGCTACATCGCCATCTGCCACCCTCTGAAAACCCTCCAGCAGCCCACCAAGCGCTCCTACATCATGATTATCTCCACGTGGATGTGCAGCCTGGTGTTCAGCAGCCCGCAGTACTTCATCTTCTCCCTGAGCGAGGTCAAGAACGGCTCCAACGTCTACGACTGCTGGGCGCACTTCATCGAGCCGTGGGGCGCCAAGGCCTACATCACCTGGATAACCGTGGGCATCTTCCTCGTGCCCGTGGTCATCCTCATGATGTGCTATGGCTTCATCTGCCACAGCATATGgaaaaatatcaaatacaaGAAAAGGAAATCGACGGCCGGCGCAGCGAGCAAGAACGGGCTAATCGGGAAGAATTCAGTCAGCAGCATCACGACTATATCAAGAGCCAAGCTGAGGACTGTTAAGATGACTTTTGTGATCGTGTTGGCGTACATCGTTTGCTGGGCGCCGTTTTTCACGGTGCAGATGTGGTCCGTGTGGGATGACAACTTCCAGTATGCTG ATTCTGAGAACACAGCGGTGACTCTGTCTGCGCTCCTTGCCAGTCTCAACAGCTGCTGCAACCCGTGGATATACATGATCTTCAGCGGTCACCTCCTCCAGGATTTCGTGCACTGCTTCTCCTGCTGCCGCAAAATCAACGCTAACTTCAAGAAGGAGGATTCGGACAGTAGCCTCCGCAGAACAACGCTGCTGACTAAGATGACCAATCGGAGCCCCACGGGCAGTTCTAACAACTGGAGAGAGCTGGAAAACTCTCCCAAGTTCTCCATTCAAGCGGAGTAA